CCTAAATAACCCACCatcacctgatgtttttttttttttaattattattattattttaacggGGTTATTTTCATCCTTTAGAACTAAGCTACCTTGGACAACAAATGATAAAGTTAAAAATGATCAGGGTGTGAGAAATGATGACAaggattggatttttttttttttttaagcttaaATTGGCTAGAAACAAGTAATGATGTTGCCTAcctaaatgacatttttagcaTGAGCTTGAACTGGATTTGTCTTAAGGTTAGGGTTTTGGTAGCCAACCCCGAGGTGGTTCCCTTGGAATATGACATGAGCCGTCTTGTTTTGCAGAATAAGCCGGTGATGGCGTTCGGCCTGGTGACCATCACCCTGTGCGTGGGCTACCTGGGCTACATGCACGCCATGAAGGAGAACGACCAGCAGCTGTATGAGGCTGTTGACAGCGAGGGGGAGAGATACATGAGGAGGAAGACCTCCAAATGGGACTGAGGACAGGACAGTAGACACAGAGGACACACgttgtcacagtgtgtgtgtaggactgAGTGGACTGAAATCCTAATGAGTATGTCACAGTTTCTATCAAATGGCTCCACGTGAGATTTTTctctaataaaaaataatcactgtGGTCCTTGGTTGTGATTGGCCGAGCCAAGTTGGAGGCTTTGACCCCACAGCTCTTTGTCAAGAACTGAATTGCTTGCCAAAAGAATATAATGTCATTTATTTACTatcaattaaaaagaaatgtttttcaaaattgctcaattgttttttttttttttttttttaaatacaaagacTAATATTATTATACGCTGAATATTATATTTCAGTGTCATGTAGGCAATAACATGGCTTAAATGATATTCAACCTACCCACCTAAACTGCCATGTAAAGTGGACCTACATTGTTTCCATGATCtggaaattaaacaaatgagaggGGGGAGATGCACTgacaaaatattgaaaatgcacatttctTGGAACTTGGTTCACTGTTGTGCTTATTGAGCAAGATAGATTGAAAAAGTATTCATACCAGGGTGAGAAATGTGTGGGTCCAGTTGCGTCGTGTCAGCTTTGACACCAGGAAGAGGCCTCATTTTAGGCCTTGCAGGTTATCTCGGCATTTATCTGAGATTTGGGATGCCATCCAGGTGTGTCACCTTGGCTGATGTGTTAAAACTGACtctgactgaacacacacagtctttgttGAAACCTTAAGTCGTGTCACCTGTTGTGAACCAGGAAGATATTCCCATAACCTCCAAACACTATGCTGGGCCAACTGGTATCGGTCATGTCTTTTCAGCCTCATTTGCATTGCAGGTTTTGTCACCCATGACATAAATCAGTTGCTGTTACGGGAAAAATTTTGCTCCACTGGTTGAAGagtcaactttatttattgaGCAACTGTTAATGAGAGCCCTGTAGAAtgaaataatacacacacaaaaaattacacaataaaacaatgaaataatacaGATAAAATCACCACAAATAACAGAAATTAATGAGTAGAAGTGGATTATGTGGACGAGATTGTTTAGGCCATTACATATAGATCACATGGAAAATCCTGACATTCACTTTGATTCaagaaataacaataatcatatTTTAAACTCTGGAAGGGTTCAATCCAAATTTGTGGATATGTACAACTGTCCCATCACTAAAAATGACTCTGACTCACAGGGACAGAGGATGTTTGCTTGAGAGATTTCAGTTTTATAGCACATATTTTCCACTCTGGACAAGAAACTGTAATAATTTACTCAGATTTCATTTCAACCGTCATTTGTCAGCTGTGCTCTTCCACTTGAACCACTGTCTGAAACATTTCATGACAGGCCTTTGTTGCCACCATGTCATTTTACACAGAGAGCACATGGAGTTAACACCTTTTATCATTACCTCTTCTCTCTAGAtttctactttttatttttgtattaccAAGGGCCAAGATGCTGAGGTTTGCACATTGCCAATcagatcacttgcaaataacaaTGTGCAGATAGTTTTTACTAAAGATCAGAGTTGAGAAACAAATccgatttgcctgcagtctgaacaaggcccgTATGAAAGTGGCCCAAATCAgaactgaaaatgtcaaattcagtgtgttttttagcTGTTCACACTGGCATAAAAAGTCAGATCTATGTCActtttgaggaaaaaatcagATCTAGGCCACTTTTTACTGAACATAGCCATTGAGAAGGGC
The genomic region above belongs to Myripristis murdjan chromosome 24, fMyrMur1.1, whole genome shotgun sequence and contains:
- the smim8 gene encoding small integral membrane protein 8 — its product is MSDAEAGKGREAPGEKGYKTPGLRGARTTTLFRAVNPELFIRPNKPVMAFGLVTITLCVGYLGYMHAMKENDQQLYEAVDSEGERYMRRKTSKWD